A window of Paenibacillus antri genomic DNA:
GGGAGACGATCGGTCACGTCCTTACGCGCCGGGAGCAGATGGATATGACCGGCATTCCCGATTCGTTCGGCGTGTTCGCGCCGGATATTTCATACGCCGACGGCAAGTTTTGGGTCGTCGTGCCGTATTACCACGGGCAGCCGCGCTGCACGAACATCCTATATGTCGCGGATCGTCCCGAAGGGCCATACAGCGCCGGCACCCCGCTCAACCACCACTTCATCGATCCGTCGATCTTCCATGACGACGACGGAAGGAAGTACCTCGCCTTCGGCGGGGGCTGGGTGCACGAGCTGGCGGCGGACGGGTCGGGACTCGTCGGCGAGGCGAAGCAGGTATGGCCGGGCACGGGCGGGGCCGCTCCGGAAGCGCCTCATCTCGTGAAGCGGGACGGCTGGTATTACCTCATGCTGGCGGAGGGCGGCACGTTCTACGACCATATGGAGACGGTGGCGCGCAGCCGTTCGGTATGGGGGCCGTACGAGCCATGCCCGCGCAACCCGGTGCTGAAGCAGACCGATCCGGAACGCCGGATACAGCGCGCGGGCCACGGCAAGCTGGTGGAGGACCCGAACGGCCGATGGTGGATGGTGCATCTCGGGGGCCGGCCGCTGACGCCGAACGGCGATTGCCCGCTCGGTCGGGAGACGTTCCTCGCGAACGTCGAGTGGACGGCGGACGGCTGGCTCGCGGTCGGGGACGAGGGGCTTCCGCAGGAGCGGATCGAGGTCGACGCGCCGCCCGGACAGCCGCTGTTCGAAGCGGGCGAGACGGTCGACCGGTTCGACGGCGGAACGCTGTCTCCGGAATGGGAGTGGGTGCGGCACCCGATGGAAGACGGATACGCGCTCACCGATCGCGGTCTGGAGATTCGCTGCCTGCCGTTCATTCCGTACAGCCCGCAGTCGACGCTCATCGCGACGCGCCGCTGGCGCCATCTCGCGTTCGCCGCGGAGACGACGCTGACGTTCCACCCCGAGGCGCGGGGGGAGGAAGCGGGACTGACGATGTACCGGGACACGGACGCGTACTTGACGTTCACCGTGCGGCGCGGCATCGGGCAGACGTCCGGGCAGATGTTCGATGTGAAGCGGCTGCATGAAAATCAGGAATTCGACGGGCTGTACGTGCAAGCGGAAATCTATGAAAATCTCAGACGGCGGGCGATTGCGCTGCTGCCGCTGCCGATCGCGGCAGGCGACCGCCTGCGGCTGCGCGCCGAGCTGAGCGAGGCGAGCGGCGGCTCGATCCGGCTTTCCTATCGCGCGGACGGCGGCGCGTTCGTCCCGGCCTGCGATCCGCTCCCGGCCAAGTTCCTGTACCCGGAGAGCGTGCAGCGGTTCCACTGCTTCACGGCGCCGCGGGTCGGCGTATTCGCGCGAGGCGTATACGGGGAAGCGCACGGCAAGGCCGTATTCGAACGATTTACGTACCGATGGGGGGATGAGGCATGAGGAACGGCAACGAGAAGACCGACATCGAGATGCCTCGGATCGTCGCCGACGAACGTCGGGTACCGCCGCAATGGGCGCTCCTCGAGCGCCGGCTATTCGATGCGCTGAACCAAGCCGCCGTCGAGTTCGCGAATCGGTACGCCCGGGAAGACGGAACGCTCGTCTGGCGCGGCGATTGGCCGGGCATGGACGGCTCCGACGATCCGTACGAGGGCTTCATGTATTTGTCCCTGCTCTACACGCTCGGCGGCAGCGACGAGGCGTATCGCCTCGCGCGCCGCATCTACGAAGGCATCACGTGGCAGTGGACGCAATACGGTCAAATCCATCGGGAATTCGACGCGT
This region includes:
- a CDS encoding glycoside hydrolase family 43 protein gives rise to the protein MTTFRNPILPGDYPDPSIVRVGDDYYMVTSTFQFFPGVPVLHSKDLVHWETIGHVLTRREQMDMTGIPDSFGVFAPDISYADGKFWVVVPYYHGQPRCTNILYVADRPEGPYSAGTPLNHHFIDPSIFHDDDGRKYLAFGGGWVHELAADGSGLVGEAKQVWPGTGGAAPEAPHLVKRDGWYYLMLAEGGTFYDHMETVARSRSVWGPYEPCPRNPVLKQTDPERRIQRAGHGKLVEDPNGRWWMVHLGGRPLTPNGDCPLGRETFLANVEWTADGWLAVGDEGLPQERIEVDAPPGQPLFEAGETVDRFDGGTLSPEWEWVRHPMEDGYALTDRGLEIRCLPFIPYSPQSTLIATRRWRHLAFAAETTLTFHPEARGEEAGLTMYRDTDAYLTFTVRRGIGQTSGQMFDVKRLHENQEFDGLYVQAEIYENLRRRAIALLPLPIAAGDRLRLRAELSEASGGSIRLSYRADGGAFVPACDPLPAKFLYPESVQRFHCFTAPRVGVFARGVYGEAHGKAVFERFTYRWGDEA